One stretch of Punica granatum isolate Tunisia-2019 chromosome 5, ASM765513v2, whole genome shotgun sequence DNA includes these proteins:
- the LOC116206888 gene encoding histone chaperone ASF1B-like isoform X2, translating to MSAVNITNVAVLDNPASFLTPLQFEISYESVTPLKDDLEWKLIYVGSAEDETYDQLLESVLVGPVNVGNYRFLLQEFVRVGYYVNNDYEDEQLREEPPSKVLIDKVQRNILSDKPRVTKFPINFHPESSGSGEPSPSQDQPVENNGDGEQRFDTPACPPEEPGP from the exons ATGAGCGCCGTGAACATCACGAACGTCGCGGTATTGGATAACCCGGCATCCTTTCTGACTCCCCTCCAGTTCGAGATCTCCTACGAGAGCGTTACGCCTCTGAAAGACG ATTTGGAATGGAAGCTTATCTATGTTGGATCTGCCGAAGATGAGACTTATGATCAACTGCTAGAGAGCGTGCTTGTTGGCCCGGTTAACGTTGGAAATTATCGATTTCTGTTGCAG GAATTCGTGAGGGTGGGCTACTATGTCAACAATGATTACGAGGATGAACAGCTGAGAGAAGAACCTCCATCAAAGGTGCTGATCGATAAGGTCCAGAGGAATATACTCTCTGACAAACCTCGAGTCACAAAGTTCCCCATCAATTTTCACCCAGAGAGCAGTGGAAGTGGGGAACCATCGCCTTCACAGGATCAGCCCGTTGAGAACAATGGCGATGGGGAACAACGATTCGATACACCAGCTTGCCCTCCAGAAGAGCCAGGACCTTAG
- the LOC116206887 gene encoding uncharacterized protein LOC116206887 isoform X1 — protein sequence MIKRRFYKLEHGDKDDPSGSSSSSSDSEVETGATDDSEDDAGEELREDHPEPSSTSSGYESEDSSGNEVGVDSTGSPVDEDDSETGNHGQSLSESPLPSKLQTKIKNRDFETTAEADVVPADALAYVLKCKSVFRCRICPRIVCLNEESLKAHLISKRHIRSEKLLNDGRLKSMLNSDGEVEDQETAAEMHARIVSLAKDNPTKKKKGEQQPRKRFRKKKMQAESDLEDAKRETKSSSKKQRRK from the exons ATGATAAAGAGGCGGTTCTATAAGCTCGAACACGGCGACAAAGATGATCCCTCCGGTTCGTCTTCTTCGTCCTCCGACTCTGAAGTAGAGACTGGAGCTACGGACGATTCAGAAGACGATGCGGGTGAGGAACTCCGCGAGGACCACCCTGAGCCTTCTTCCACCTCTTCTG GATATGAAAGCGAAGATAGCTCAGGCAATGAGGTTGGCGTTGATTCGACAG GTTCACCAGTAGATGAGGATGATTCTGAGACGGGAAATCATGGGCAAAGTCTTTCTGAGAGTCCATTACCCAGCAAGCTCCAgaccaaaataaaaaaccGAGATTTTGAAACCACCGCCGAAGCTGATGTGGTTCCAGCTGATGCCCTAGCTTATGTCTTAAAGTGCAAGTCCGTTTTCAGGTGTCGGATATGTCCAAGAATTGTCTGCCTGAACGAGGAGTCTTTGAAGGCTCATCTTATATCCAAG AGACATATTCGATCCGAGAAACTACTCAATGATGGTCGGTTGAAGTCCATGCTGAACAGTGATGGGGAAGTCGAGGATCAAGAGACAGCCGCAGAGATGCATGCCCGAATCGTATCATTGGCAAAG GATAATCctacaaagaaaaagaaaggagaacAGCAACCGAGAAAGAGATTCAGAAAGAAG aaaatgcAAGCTGAGTCTGACCTGGAAGACGCAAAGCGGGAAACAAAAAGCTCTTCCAAGAAACAACGTAGAAAATGA
- the LOC116206888 gene encoding probable histone chaperone ASF1A isoform X1 — MSAVNITNVAVLDNPASFLTPLQFEISYESVTPLKDDLEWKLIYVGSAEDETYDQLLESVLVGPVNVGNYRFLLQADPPDPSKIREEDIIGVTVLLLTCSYLGQEFVRVGYYVNNDYEDEQLREEPPSKVLIDKVQRNILSDKPRVTKFPINFHPESSGSGEPSPSQDQPVENNGDGEQRFDTPACPPEEPGP; from the exons ATGAGCGCCGTGAACATCACGAACGTCGCGGTATTGGATAACCCGGCATCCTTTCTGACTCCCCTCCAGTTCGAGATCTCCTACGAGAGCGTTACGCCTCTGAAAGACG ATTTGGAATGGAAGCTTATCTATGTTGGATCTGCCGAAGATGAGACTTATGATCAACTGCTAGAGAGCGTGCTTGTTGGCCCGGTTAACGTTGGAAATTATCGATTTCTGTTGCAG GCTGACCCCCCAGACCCATCAAAGATACGTGAAGAAGATATCATCGGGGTCACTGTACTTCTGCTTACCTGCTCTTATCTGGGCCAGGAATTCGTGAGGGTGGGCTACTATGTCAACAATGATTACGAGGATGAACAGCTGAGAGAAGAACCTCCATCAAAGGTGCTGATCGATAAGGTCCAGAGGAATATACTCTCTGACAAACCTCGAGTCACAAAGTTCCCCATCAATTTTCACCCAGAGAGCAGTGGAAGTGGGGAACCATCGCCTTCACAGGATCAGCCCGTTGAGAACAATGGCGATGGGGAACAACGATTCGATACACCAGCTTGCCCTCCAGAAGAGCCAGGACCTTAG
- the LOC116206887 gene encoding uncharacterized protein LOC116206887 isoform X2 translates to MIKRRFYKLEHGDKDDPSGSSSSSSDSEVETGATDDSEDDAGYESEDSSGNEVGVDSTGSPVDEDDSETGNHGQSLSESPLPSKLQTKIKNRDFETTAEADVVPADALAYVLKCKSVFRCRICPRIVCLNEESLKAHLISKRHIRSEKLLNDGRLKSMLNSDGEVEDQETAAEMHARIVSLAKDNPTKKKKGEQQPRKRFRKKKMQAESDLEDAKRETKSSSKKQRRK, encoded by the exons ATGATAAAGAGGCGGTTCTATAAGCTCGAACACGGCGACAAAGATGATCCCTCCGGTTCGTCTTCTTCGTCCTCCGACTCTGAAGTAGAGACTGGAGCTACGGACGATTCAGAAGACGATGCGG GATATGAAAGCGAAGATAGCTCAGGCAATGAGGTTGGCGTTGATTCGACAG GTTCACCAGTAGATGAGGATGATTCTGAGACGGGAAATCATGGGCAAAGTCTTTCTGAGAGTCCATTACCCAGCAAGCTCCAgaccaaaataaaaaaccGAGATTTTGAAACCACCGCCGAAGCTGATGTGGTTCCAGCTGATGCCCTAGCTTATGTCTTAAAGTGCAAGTCCGTTTTCAGGTGTCGGATATGTCCAAGAATTGTCTGCCTGAACGAGGAGTCTTTGAAGGCTCATCTTATATCCAAG AGACATATTCGATCCGAGAAACTACTCAATGATGGTCGGTTGAAGTCCATGCTGAACAGTGATGGGGAAGTCGAGGATCAAGAGACAGCCGCAGAGATGCATGCCCGAATCGTATCATTGGCAAAG GATAATCctacaaagaaaaagaaaggagaacAGCAACCGAGAAAGAGATTCAGAAAGAAG aaaatgcAAGCTGAGTCTGACCTGGAAGACGCAAAGCGGGAAACAAAAAGCTCTTCCAAGAAACAACGTAGAAAATGA